The Patescibacteria group bacterium genome window below encodes:
- a CDS encoding non-canonical purine NTP pyrophosphatase, with product MIRLVTSNPLKALEISQALKPYGIGLKPEAIEIDEIQSLSIEAVVRHKVEQAYNLIKAPVLVDDTGIFFTGYKQFPGVLSRYVAMSLGFKGLFKLIKSGQHAYFCSYIAFKASARAKPVVFRGVCRGRLVRTIRGPRKITMPYDNIFIPTGDSRTFAEMGVTDKQKYDHRAKAVRLFAKYYQQHYL from the coding sequence ATGATTAGGTTGGTTACCAGTAATCCGCTCAAGGCACTAGAAATTAGTCAGGCCTTGAAACCGTATGGCATTGGCCTTAAACCTGAAGCCATAGAAATAGATGAAATCCAAAGTTTATCGATTGAAGCAGTAGTGCGGCATAAAGTTGAACAAGCCTATAATCTAATAAAGGCACCAGTGTTAGTCGATGATACTGGTATTTTTTTTACTGGTTATAAACAGTTTCCCGGTGTGTTATCGCGCTATGTAGCGATGAGTTTAGGGTTTAAGGGTTTGTTTAAACTAATAAAGTCTGGCCAGCACGCCTATTTTTGTAGTTACATCGCTTTTAAAGCCTCAGCTCGAGCTAAGCCGGTGGTGTTCAGGGGAGTTTGTCGAGGTCGATTAGTGCGAACGATTCGTGGACCACGAAAAATAACCATGCCGTATGATAATATATTTATTCCCACTGGGGATAGCAGGACGTTTGCTGAAATGGGGGTAACGGATAAACAAAAGTACGATCATCGCGCCAAAGCCGTGCGTTTATTTGCCAAATATTATCAACAACACTATTTATGA
- a CDS encoding NUDIX domain-containing protein: MIACTFENNNTANLRHVVVDALMIKESKILLVKRADHLRAGGKWAIPGGYVERDETTLEAIMREVLEETGYTSEIAELLTVLDTPNRAGDDRQNVSFVFIVKPIEKIHEPDDEVTAVQWFDLDKLPDKADMAFDHLEIIWEYRLGKDNETRQTD; encoded by the coding sequence ATGATTGCGTGTACCTTCGAAAATAATAACACAGCCAATTTGAGGCATGTCGTAGTTGATGCCCTCATGATTAAGGAAAGTAAGATTCTACTGGTGAAGCGCGCTGACCATCTGCGGGCTGGCGGTAAATGGGCCATCCCGGGTGGTTATGTAGAGCGTGACGAAACCACTTTAGAAGCGATTATGCGTGAAGTATTGGAAGAAACTGGCTACACCAGTGAAATAGCCGAATTACTCACCGTGCTCGATACGCCAAACCGTGCCGGTGATGATCGACAAAATGTTAGCTTTGTGTTTATTGTTAAACCCATTGAAAAAATTCATGAACCAGATGATGAAGTGACCGCTGTGCAATGGTTTGATCTGGATAAATTACCAGATAAAGCCGATATGGCCTTCGATCATTTAGAGATTATTTGGGAATATCGTTTAGGGAAAGATAATGAAACTAGACAAACCGATTAA
- the pdxT gene encoding pyridoxal 5'-phosphate synthase glutaminase subunit PdxT — protein sequence MAFRIGVLALQGDFYEHLVALKKLKVDGVPVRTVSDIEKTSSLIIPGGESTTISKLLITSGLKNWIIKHAKTGYPIYGTCAGCIILASLGLIDISVKRNAYGRQQDSFAELIQSKMFPNLSGVFIRAPIITRIGAGVNVLATHNDMPVLVQQNNILAGTFHPELTDKVDVHRYFVTLSAQSAKRSASLKRVQEVDAPITTTMIL from the coding sequence GTGGCATTTAGAATAGGTGTATTGGCACTACAAGGTGATTTTTATGAACACTTAGTGGCCTTAAAAAAACTCAAGGTTGATGGTGTGCCAGTTCGAACAGTGTCTGATATAGAAAAAACTTCCAGTTTAATTATACCAGGCGGTGAAAGTACTACGATTAGTAAATTATTAATCACGAGTGGTTTAAAAAACTGGATAATAAAACATGCCAAAACAGGTTATCCTATTTATGGCACCTGTGCTGGTTGTATTATTCTTGCCTCTCTTGGACTGATAGACATTTCGGTGAAACGAAATGCTTATGGCCGACAACAAGATTCTTTTGCTGAACTAATTCAATCTAAAATGTTTCCCAACTTATCCGGTGTATTTATTCGGGCGCCGATTATCACTCGGATTGGTGCTGGTGTTAACGTGTTGGCGACACACAACGATATGCCTGTGCTCGTACAACAAAATAATATTCTCGCCGGAACATTTCATCCGGAATTAACCGATAAGGTAGATGTGCACCGCTATTTTGTCACACTGAGCGCCCAATCGGCTAAACGCTCCGCTTCACTGAAGCGTGTCCAAGAGGTCGACGCCCCCATCACTACTACAATGATATTGTGA
- a CDS encoding riboflavin kinase, translated as METSAARTEAQVVQYTITGDVQPHRGRGRLLGVPTLNIPVTASIPDGVYAGFVLKETHKFSAAIFIGAAITFNETERQAEAHILDGSVDITGRVEFRLTNFIRANQAFSDGESLQNQMQLDIKAIKLCLQA; from the coding sequence TTGGAAACTAGTGCAGCGCGAACTGAAGCGCAAGTAGTTCAGTACACTATAACCGGAGACGTCCAGCCGCATCGTGGGCGAGGACGTCTTTTAGGTGTACCGACTTTGAATATACCCGTAACGGCATCTATTCCAGACGGTGTTTATGCCGGCTTTGTTTTGAAAGAGACACATAAATTTTCGGCCGCCATTTTTATTGGTGCGGCCATTACTTTTAATGAAACCGAGCGTCAAGCTGAGGCGCACATTCTTGATGGTAGTGTTGATATTACTGGTCGAGTTGAATTTCGTTTAACAAATTTTATTAGAGCCAATCAAGCTTTTTCTGATGGTGAGAGTTTGCAGAACCAAATGCAGCTTGATATTAAAGCTATAAAATTATGTTTACAGGCATAG
- a CDS encoding riboflavin synthase: MFTGIVKELLSIKSIQHGDVLTVTLTKPNWGEVTVGESILLNGICSTITLITDSSFTVEYMAETMKLTTVSSWRVGDKINAEPALTLTTPLSGNLVYGHIDGVGNVLANNANLTLQLPKEFMEYIILKGSLTIDGVNLTISSINDDRVSVSLIPHTKKTTTLSRRLVEELCNIELDYITKVIVSQVNRRKT; this comes from the coding sequence ATGTTTACAGGCATAGTAAAAGAACTGCTCAGCATTAAATCTATTCAACACGGTGATGTTTTGACAGTGACATTGACTAAACCGAACTGGGGTGAAGTTACGGTTGGAGAAAGTATTTTATTAAATGGGATATGTTCTACTATAACGTTAATTACAGATAGTTCTTTCACAGTAGAATATATGGCCGAAACTATGAAATTAACTACAGTATCTAGTTGGCGCGTTGGAGATAAAATTAATGCTGAACCGGCTTTAACTTTAACTACGCCTTTATCTGGTAATTTGGTTTATGGACATATTGATGGTGTTGGAAATGTATTAGCAAATAATGCGAACTTAACACTACAATTACCGAAAGAGTTCATGGAATATATTATACTCAAAGGAAGTCTGACAATAGATGGTGTAAATTTAACAATATCATCAATCAATGATGATCGAGTGTCAGTTAGTTTAATACCTCATACAAAAAAAACTACCACCCTAAGTAGACGGTTAGTGGAGGAACTGTGTAATATCGAACTGGATTATATTACGAAGGTGATTGTGTCACAGGTAAATCGAAGAAAAACGTAG
- a CDS encoding HAMP domain-containing sensor histidine kinase has product MFRDIKVTTKILAIFVVLVILIVNSWAFTFTTVLDFRNTFTTIQDYSFPSVVTTAELKDDVHVGMLAVYTYITTGDPTSKTLYQEHFNQAIQTEYRLFQLSQTSADFEFTQKFNDKLLDIYNQADSLVTLYESEAPSEDISKQLAKLNTSRAEFNNFVETTITDQTTAQVTETGDTISKTVNQTQYYLFGVLVFVVIVIIFVWLFVSNNITKPIRKLTAAVQSFGKGEFHRVTITHNDELGLFAKTFNTMAENIQKSQAALEEELEKTKQLDRQKSEFLSIAAHQLRTPMSGIRWVSQMLYDGDMGDLSEQQKHHMGNALENINRMILLINDLLDVTKIEEQRFTYKFVHTDLVKICQDQITALAQLAKNQTVTVNLIHEPAGALLTEVDVEKISMAINNLIDNAIKYSKTGGSVEVSLSKHGNTIHGSIRDHGIGIPKKSQAEVFTKFFRAPNVLKIITEGSGLGLFLAKDIVAKHNGKIWFESEENIGTTFFFDLPVTQSPS; this is encoded by the coding sequence ATGTTTCGAGACATTAAGGTAACCACAAAGATTTTAGCTATATTTGTTGTTTTAGTCATACTGATTGTTAACTCCTGGGCGTTTACTTTTACTACCGTCTTAGATTTTAGAAATACCTTTACCACCATTCAGGATTATTCCTTCCCTAGTGTGGTAACTACAGCCGAACTAAAAGATGATGTCCACGTGGGTATGCTAGCGGTGTATACCTATATCACCACGGGTGATCCAACAAGTAAAACTCTGTATCAGGAACATTTTAATCAAGCCATTCAAACCGAATATCGCCTCTTTCAATTATCTCAAACTAGTGCCGATTTTGAGTTTACGCAAAAATTCAACGATAAACTGCTGGATATATATAATCAAGCCGATAGTTTAGTCACTTTATATGAAAGTGAGGCACCGTCTGAGGATATCAGTAAACAATTAGCCAAACTAAATACCTCACGCGCTGAGTTTAATAATTTTGTCGAAACGACGATTACCGATCAAACCACCGCTCAAGTGACTGAAACTGGTGATACCATTTCCAAAACTGTTAACCAAACGCAATATTATCTGTTTGGGGTGTTAGTTTTTGTGGTGATCGTAATAATATTTGTCTGGTTGTTTGTTTCTAACAATATTACTAAGCCGATTCGAAAATTAACAGCCGCGGTGCAATCCTTTGGTAAGGGTGAATTTCACCGTGTTACTATCACTCATAATGACGAACTAGGATTATTTGCCAAAACGTTTAATACCATGGCTGAGAATATTCAAAAGAGCCAGGCGGCCCTCGAAGAAGAATTGGAAAAAACCAAACAACTGGATCGCCAAAAATCTGAATTTCTCTCGATTGCGGCGCACCAATTACGCACCCCGATGTCTGGCATCCGTTGGGTGAGTCAAATGTTGTATGACGGCGATATGGGTGATTTATCCGAGCAACAAAAACACCACATGGGTAATGCTCTGGAAAATATTAATCGTATGATCTTGTTGATTAATGATTTGTTGGATGTTACTAAAATTGAAGAACAACGTTTTACTTATAAATTTGTCCATACCGACCTGGTAAAAATTTGTCAGGATCAAATTACCGCTTTAGCCCAATTAGCCAAAAATCAAACGGTCACTGTTAATTTAATTCATGAACCAGCCGGTGCCTTACTAACAGAAGTTGATGTTGAAAAAATTAGTATGGCCATAAACAATCTCATTGATAATGCCATTAAATATTCAAAAACAGGTGGCAGTGTTGAGGTTTCTTTAAGCAAACATGGTAACACAATTCATGGCTCAATTCGTGATCATGGCATTGGTATTCCGAAAAAATCACAAGCGGAAGTATTTACTAAATTCTTTCGCGCGCCCAACGTGTTAAAGATTATTACTGAAGGCAGCGGTTTAGGTTTATTTTTAGCCAAAGATATTGTTGCCAAACACAACGGCAAAATTTGGTTTGAATCTGAAGAAAATATCGGGACTACGTTTTTCTTCGATTTACCTGTGACACAATCACCTTCGTAA
- a CDS encoding MBL fold metallo-hydrolase — MKITFLGACHMVTGSQYLLEQDNTKLLVDCGMIQGEQFTDDKNYDKFAFDPSGVAAICVTHAHIDHCGRIPRLVREGFQGKVIATLPTLDLAALMLEDSAHVIQLDAEQAGYPPLYTAEDVLATTALFNGVKYHEPVTVGPFNIEFFDAGHVLGSAFIKITAGGKSIIFSGDVGNPPVPLLKPTEPLPQADYMVMESTYGQRAHEPGRERKLLLSSAIYETITMKGTLLIPAFALERTQEILYELNGLVENKEIPPVPIFIDSPLAIKATRIYPKYNDWFNQETQYLLEKGDDVFKFNGLKFTTTSEESRAILHVKAPKVILAGSGMMQGGRVRFHAKNYLPDANNQLLIVGYQVKGSLGRQLLDKAREVTIDGDRVPVHAKVRAIGAYSAHADQPKLVNWVHTMPNKPQHIWLTHGEPENAEILAGVLRRRGQTVSLPEIGQSVEL; from the coding sequence ATGAAAATAACTTTTCTCGGCGCTTGCCACATGGTGACAGGCTCGCAGTATTTACTGGAACAAGATAACACCAAATTGCTCGTCGATTGTGGCATGATTCAAGGAGAACAATTTACGGATGATAAGAACTATGACAAATTTGCCTTTGATCCCAGTGGCGTGGCAGCCATTTGTGTGACACACGCGCATATTGATCATTGTGGACGCATCCCGCGTTTGGTGCGCGAAGGCTTCCAAGGAAAAGTGATCGCCACCTTACCGACGTTAGATTTAGCTGCTCTCATGTTGGAAGATAGCGCGCATGTAATTCAATTAGACGCCGAACAAGCTGGTTACCCACCACTCTATACGGCCGAAGATGTTTTAGCGACCACCGCTTTGTTTAATGGTGTAAAGTATCATGAGCCAGTCACCGTGGGGCCATTTAATATAGAATTTTTTGATGCTGGGCACGTGTTGGGTTCAGCCTTTATTAAAATAACTGCTGGTGGTAAAAGCATAATCTTTTCTGGCGATGTTGGTAATCCACCGGTGCCGTTACTAAAACCAACTGAACCCCTACCCCAGGCTGATTATATGGTAATGGAATCAACTTATGGTCAACGCGCCCATGAACCCGGCCGCGAACGTAAATTATTACTGTCTTCAGCCATCTACGAAACTATCACCATGAAAGGGACATTATTGATTCCAGCTTTTGCGCTAGAGCGCACCCAAGAAATTTTGTATGAACTTAATGGTTTGGTAGAAAATAAAGAAATTCCACCAGTGCCAATTTTCATTGATAGCCCACTAGCCATCAAAGCCACGAGAATTTATCCTAAATATAACGATTGGTTTAATCAAGAGACACAGTATTTGCTAGAGAAAGGGGACGATGTGTTTAAATTTAATGGGTTAAAGTTTACTACAACCAGCGAGGAATCTCGTGCGATTTTACATGTGAAGGCGCCCAAAGTTATTCTGGCTGGTTCCGGCATGATGCAAGGCGGTCGCGTACGCTTTCATGCTAAAAATTATTTACCCGATGCCAATAATCAATTATTAATTGTTGGTTATCAAGTGAAAGGTTCTTTGGGTCGACAATTATTAGACAAAGCCAGAGAAGTTACCATCGATGGTGATCGCGTACCCGTGCATGCCAAAGTACGCGCCATCGGAGCCTATTCCGCCCACGCCGATCAACCCAAGTTAGTAAATTGGGTGCATACTATGCCTAACAAACCGCAACACATTTGGTTAACTCACGGCGAACCAGAAAATGCCGAAATTCTCGCCGGTGTTCTCCGCCGCCGCGGTCAAACCGTCAGCCTGCCAGAAATTGGACAAAGTGTTGAACTTTAG
- a CDS encoding serine hydrolase, whose amino-acid sequence MVRVVWLNSLGLFFLPLVVFAQQPVTKITLDQGSRTSGYTLERGRLDLGIQANSLQTATKAWVRRVKNFPVLPDTLKQISPVYSYTIQDESNWINEPLQFQYHLKGKKYQYDRFFYYYNTGSQTWVKLDSQVSQADQTVTAQWGALNSLVVVAADTTDPFNEFGAIDAAAAIAIDADTGTVLYNHNADTQRSMASMTKLMTGYVLFNDGVDLDKVATYHSSYDKEGAFLRVTEGETMTMDNLMNAMLVGSANNAAYGLVGNAGYSVSDFVNKMNDTAEELGLTATVFTDPSGLDVGNITTASDYARFMNLALQNDDIAAITATPYYQFTTINYGNFHDFNNTNSLMLTSNLDITGSKTGFIYEALYCLAMRVHDGDHNIIVVVMGASTSWTRFSEAERLADWALSVTK is encoded by the coding sequence ATGGTCCGGGTCGTTTGGTTAAATAGCCTTGGTTTATTTTTTCTACCATTGGTTGTTTTTGCACAACAGCCAGTCACTAAGATAACACTTGATCAAGGTAGCAGAACTTCTGGCTATACTTTAGAGCGCGGTCGATTAGATTTAGGTATTCAAGCCAATAGTTTGCAAACCGCCACTAAAGCGTGGGTGCGGCGCGTGAAAAATTTCCCGGTTTTACCTGACACCTTAAAACAAATTTCACCGGTTTATAGTTACACCATTCAAGACGAATCTAATTGGATAAATGAACCCTTACAATTTCAGTATCATCTCAAGGGTAAAAAATATCAGTATGATCGCTTCTTTTATTATTATAATACCGGCAGTCAAACTTGGGTTAAATTGGATTCTCAAGTTAGCCAAGCTGATCAGACGGTCACAGCCCAATGGGGTGCCTTAAATTCTTTAGTGGTAGTGGCAGCTGACACGACGGATCCGTTTAATGAGTTTGGCGCTATTGACGCGGCGGCGGCGATTGCCATCGATGCTGATACTGGTACGGTGTTATATAACCATAATGCCGACACCCAACGTTCAATGGCGTCGATGACAAAATTAATGACCGGTTATGTGTTGTTTAATGACGGTGTCGATTTGGATAAGGTGGCGACCTATCATAGTAGTTATGATAAAGAAGGGGCTTTCTTACGCGTGACTGAGGGTGAAACTATGACCATGGATAATTTAATGAATGCGATGCTAGTTGGTTCAGCGAACAATGCCGCTTATGGTTTAGTGGGTAATGCCGGTTATTCAGTATCTGATTTTGTTAATAAGATGAATGATACTGCTGAGGAACTTGGTTTAACTGCTACAGTGTTTACCGACCCATCTGGCTTAGATGTGGGCAATATCACTACCGCCAGTGACTATGCCAGATTTATGAATCTGGCCTTACAAAATGATGACATTGCCGCCATCACAGCCACACCATATTACCAATTTACTACCATCAATTACGGTAATTTTCACGATTTTAATAATACCAACAGTTTAATGTTGACTAGTAACTTGGATATTACCGGTAGCAAAACTGGTTTTATTTATGAAGCATTGTATTGTTTAGCGATGCGTGTGCACGATGGAGATCACAATATCATTGTAGTAGTGATGGGGGCGTCGACCTCTTGGACACGCTTCAGTGAAGCGGAGCGTTTAGCCGATTGGGCGCTCAGTGTGACAAAATAG
- a CDS encoding S8 family serine peptidase gives MSKRLWLVALFSVIIPISVQAGPWQDSATTPSNQASFASDHVVVKYKNGTTERVPVAAGSSVLDTIKHWSKQSNVAFVEPDGLVRALGQTTSWGYDQVQAAAAATTNGATGAGIIVAVVDTGVDYLHEDLDANRWVNVGETAGNGVDDDGNGYIDDYYGYDFIGSLYTAVTPDNDPEDEYGHGTHVSGIIAAENNTVGVRGVASSATIMPVKVLDSSGYGYDSTIADGIHYAVDNGANIINLSLGTAMASNTMKAAIDYAETNGVLVVAAAGNSYSYTIPSYPAAYASVVSVGSTNEDGYKSDFSNWGKVNVIAPGESISSSIPGNKYEKYSGTSMASPHVAGVAALIMQKFSTTNPRAVRQILQNTADDFGSISGVDYLSGYGAVNALDATGTQTASAILYADTGTLVTDGSAIANLTVSVRDASNAAVVGDTISWSTSAGTLSTSSSTTDANGLATITLTADDVTGLVTITADPATTAVASLQLALLSDVPTVTTVGLQPITTSDSGDVLLPATNDKPTGGDSNGDTTSDIASFTNQFAAGDDVTMWAYVTEHDIEAHDVTLTYSVTDPDGTAVADLSGTSAQLAVGLDYYGMFYLPQTSWTSIPLTIPAEAVSGEYTISITATEDDTSESSTHTGKFWVGEGPKVLVVDNDGYCYDAPIEGLSYGGATHCVGAADRIVTALDNLDYNAMVWNVTKLGTPAADVMSQYPVVIWLDATFSPGDTTAMQSYLDAGGNMLISSESLASSLGAPSDFGWNYLHAQYVSTIYEPATVVGTTTYSIDPYVISSSGTHANYSVDELTVNTADDAESIFNYTLGKGVDKSAGVQVDNDTYRLMYLSFGIEGINDSGTATLDNFLSGAMSWLRGTKPTISSVRSNKFTNSKDRTITIHGTNFQKVGTTKVKLRQKLLNDVVVESRTKITATVPAGMGARRYSVKVVNPDGRKVTRANAVRITSGGLYVGSLSTNFVSNNVERDITLTGQHFKHNATVWIGKTQLSNVTWNDSTSLTAKVPVAFKSGSYTVKVKNPAGTVASKKHFIVRVGFTKDLNLNDVDKEITALEKRLKKANYFTGQPDKTFDGKTEEALLHYQTDNTLSISGKLDANTRLYLNTN, from the coding sequence ATGTCAAAACGTTTATGGCTGGTAGCATTATTCAGTGTGATTATTCCAATCAGTGTCCAAGCTGGTCCATGGCAAGACAGCGCTACCACGCCAAGTAATCAGGCTAGTTTTGCGTCGGATCATGTGGTGGTAAAATACAAAAATGGTACCACTGAGCGGGTACCAGTAGCGGCCGGTAGTAGTGTATTGGATACTATTAAACATTGGTCCAAACAATCTAATGTGGCTTTTGTTGAACCGGATGGTTTAGTACGGGCGCTCGGGCAGACAACCTCCTGGGGTTACGATCAAGTGCAAGCCGCTGCCGCTGCCACCACCAATGGTGCCACTGGTGCCGGCATCATTGTGGCTGTGGTTGATACCGGAGTTGATTATTTGCATGAAGATTTAGATGCCAACCGGTGGGTGAATGTTGGTGAAACAGCCGGTAATGGTGTGGATGATGATGGTAATGGTTATATTGATGATTATTATGGCTATGATTTCATTGGTAGTTTGTACACAGCGGTGACTCCAGATAATGATCCAGAAGATGAGTATGGTCATGGTACACATGTGTCCGGAATTATTGCCGCCGAAAATAACACCGTTGGGGTGCGTGGAGTGGCCTCGTCCGCTACGATTATGCCGGTAAAGGTATTAGATTCTAGTGGTTATGGCTATGACAGTACCATTGCTGATGGCATTCATTACGCAGTAGATAACGGAGCCAATATTATAAACTTAAGTTTGGGTACTGCCATGGCTTCCAATACCATGAAAGCCGCCATTGATTATGCTGAAACCAATGGTGTATTAGTAGTGGCGGCGGCTGGTAATAGTTACAGTTACACCATACCGTCTTATCCAGCGGCCTATGCTTCAGTAGTATCGGTTGGTTCAACGAATGAAGATGGTTATAAATCAGATTTCTCGAATTGGGGTAAAGTCAACGTTATCGCTCCAGGTGAAAGTATATCATCTTCCATTCCTGGTAATAAATACGAAAAATATTCCGGTACTTCGATGGCGTCACCACATGTGGCCGGGGTAGCGGCTTTAATTATGCAAAAGTTTAGTACCACCAACCCACGCGCTGTGCGGCAAATTTTGCAAAATACCGCCGATGATTTTGGTTCAATTTCTGGGGTTGATTATTTATCCGGTTACGGTGCAGTGAATGCGTTAGATGCAACTGGTACACAGACGGCTTCGGCTATATTATATGCTGACACCGGTACATTGGTAACAGATGGTAGCGCTATTGCTAATTTAACAGTCTCAGTACGTGATGCCTCTAATGCAGCCGTAGTGGGAGATACAATTAGTTGGTCAACTTCCGCCGGTACACTTTCAACTAGTAGTTCAACCACCGATGCGAATGGTTTAGCCACCATTACCTTAACAGCAGACGATGTAACCGGTTTAGTCACCATAACAGCCGATCCAGCCACCACGGCAGTGGCTAGCCTGCAATTGGCCTTATTAAGCGATGTGCCGACGGTCACGACAGTTGGATTACAACCAATTACTACTTCAGACAGTGGTGACGTTTTATTGCCAGCCACTAATGACAAACCAACTGGGGGTGACAGTAATGGTGATACCACTAGTGATATTGCTTCTTTTACCAATCAATTTGCGGCCGGTGATGATGTTACCATGTGGGCGTATGTTACCGAACATGATATAGAAGCCCATGATGTTACTCTCACCTATAGTGTAACTGATCCTGACGGCACAGCTGTAGCAGATTTATCCGGAACCTCAGCACAACTAGCTGTGGGATTGGATTATTATGGCATGTTCTATCTTCCACAAACTTCCTGGACATCTATTCCATTAACCATTCCAGCTGAAGCTGTCAGCGGAGAGTATACTATTTCCATCACAGCCACCGAGGATGACACCAGTGAAAGCAGTACGCACACAGGCAAATTTTGGGTAGGTGAGGGGCCGAAAGTACTAGTAGTGGATAATGACGGTTATTGTTATGATGCACCAATTGAAGGTTTATCCTACGGCGGTGCAACACATTGTGTTGGGGCAGCCGATAGAATAGTGACGGCGTTAGACAACTTAGATTATAACGCAATGGTGTGGAATGTGACGAAATTGGGCACCCCGGCGGCTGATGTCATGTCACAATATCCAGTAGTGATTTGGTTAGATGCCACTTTTTCACCGGGTGATACTACCGCTATGCAGTCTTATTTAGATGCCGGCGGAAATATGCTGATATCATCGGAATCATTAGCCAGTTCGTTAGGTGCGCCGAGTGACTTTGGTTGGAATTATTTGCATGCCCAGTATGTTTCGACAATTTATGAACCAGCTACCGTGGTTGGCACAACAACCTATTCGATTGATCCATATGTTATTTCCAGTTCTGGCACGCACGCCAATTATTCCGTGGATGAATTAACCGTGAACACGGCTGATGATGCTGAGAGTATCTTTAACTACACGTTAGGTAAAGGGGTTGATAAATCAGCCGGCGTACAGGTGGATAATGATACTTATCGGTTAATGTATCTCAGTTTTGGCATCGAAGGTATTAATGATTCCGGTACAGCCACCTTGGATAATTTTCTCAGTGGAGCCATGTCTTGGTTGCGCGGTACTAAACCAACGATTAGTTCAGTCCGAAGTAACAAATTCACCAACAGTAAAGATCGCACCATTACGATTCATGGTACTAATTTTCAAAAAGTTGGCACCACTAAAGTTAAATTACGTCAGAAATTATTAAATGATGTAGTAGTAGAAAGTAGAACTAAAATCACCGCTACTGTACCAGCTGGCATGGGGGCGCGCCGGTATAGCGTAAAGGTTGTTAATCCGGATGGTCGAAAAGTAACGCGTGCCAATGCAGTACGCATCACCAGTGGTGGTCTGTATGTGGGCAGTCTCTCGACCAATTTTGTGTCTAATAACGTTGAACGTGACATTACCCTAACCGGACAACACTTCAAGCATAATGCCACCGTCTGGATTGGTAAAACTCAGTTGAGTAATGTGACCTGGAATGATTCCACCTCTCTAACTGCGAAGGTTCCGGTGGCATTTAAGTCAGGTTCGTATACTGTTAAGGTAAAGAATCCCGCTGGGACAGTGGCTAGTAAAAAACATTTTATCGTGCGGGTTGGTTTTACCAAAGATCTCAATCTCAATGATGTTGATAAAGAAATTACCGCTTTAGAAAAACGTTTGAAAAAGGCCAATTATTTTACCGGTCAGCCAGACAAAACCTTCGACGGAAAAACTGAGGAAGCCTTACTGCATTATCAAACGGACAACACCTTAAGCATCAGCGGTAAACTTGATGCTAATACCAGATTATATCTCAATACCAACTAA